A genomic window from Salvia hispanica cultivar TCC Black 2014 chromosome 5, UniMelb_Shisp_WGS_1.0, whole genome shotgun sequence includes:
- the LOC125191166 gene encoding translation initiation factor eIF-2B subunit epsilon-like — MVAKKVSKGGGDAGGEGPLQAILLADSFATMFHPITLERPKVLLPLVNAPMIEYTLSWLESAGVKEVFVFCSAHANQVVDYLENSNWLNQPNFSVSTIKSCKAMGTGDALRSIYDMDVIHGDFVLVTGDTVTDMSLTEVLKQHKERKKRDEVLKQHNERKKRDSIAVMTMVIKQSKPSSPATNQELFMAIDPETKELLYYDTSKSDTTRTPLLNDKQDCYIDICSPVVLELFKDYFDYQDLRRLVQVLLDDELERYKIFTHEIHSSYAERVESYRSYDTISKDIIQRWPSYPVIGSGTTIGKHSEVSNSVIGEDCVIGSNVSIDGCYIWNKVKIEDGCRLKHAIVCDGVTMKSGVVLEAGTVLSFNVVIGQDFVVPAYLKVSLLQQPVIQDSDSDEELEYLYAGYSSGNVEITSVSDLQMQAASEVGGAGFIWSVGEEERRHSMAPISADQLVEMITSATDELDISNAESTSEEVGLDSGDESDFNGDISNYARFEKEVEAFFLKTIHEDIEEERIISVVTTLRLLYELDSTHSASALFYAMMKYAVDTPHDNSAYELFQITDGVIELWGKLLKYFLPSIDEEIEVLLKFEEMCVESTTEYEYLFPKILHLLYDKGILQEDAILCWASEKEHADESDRVFVKKVEEFLQRLKERREKKV, encoded by the coding sequence ATGGTGGCGAAGAAAGTGAGCAAGGGAGGCGGAGATGCAGGAGGGGAAGGGCCCTTGCAGGCCATCCTGTTGGCCGATAGCTTTGCCACTATGTTCCACCCTATTACCCTCGAACGCCCCAAGGTACTGCTGCCACTGGTGAACGCACCTATGATTGAATACACCTTGTCGTGGCTTGAATCTGCTGGAGTTAAGGAGGTTTTCGTGTTTTGCTCTGCTCATGCCAACCAAGTGGTTGACTATTTggaaaactccaactggctcAATCAGCCAAACTTTTCTGTTTCTACAATCAAGTCTTGCAAAGCCATGGGTACTGGAGATGCTCTACGCTCGATATATGATATGGATGTGATACATGGAGATTTTGTTCTTGTAACTGGGGATACTGTGACCGACATGTCACTAACCGAGGTTCTTAAACAACacaaagagagaaagaaaagagatGAGGTTCTTAAACAACACAACGAGAGAAAGAAGAGGGATAGCATTGCAGTAATGACTATGGTAATCAAACAGTCAAAGCCGTCGTCTCCAGCAACAAATCAGGAGCTGTTTATGGCAATTGACCCTGAAACCAAAGAGCTTTTATATTATGATACTTCAAAGTCTGATACGACTCGCACTCCTCTTCTCAATGATAAGCAGGACTGCTATATTGACATATGTTCTCCAGTGGTTCTGGAACTTTTCAAGGACTATTTTGACTACCAGGATTTACGCCGTCTTGTCCAGGTGTTACTTGATGATGAACTTGAGCGTTACAAAATTTTCACCCATGAAATTCATTCAAGTTATGCAGAAAGGGTGGAGAGCTACAGGAGCTATGACACTATTAGCAAAGATATAATACAGAGGTGGCCTTCTTATCCTGTTATTGGAAGTGGCACCACTATTGGAAAGCACTCAGAAGTTTCCAATTCTGTCATTGGTGAAGACTGTGTCATTGGATCAAATGTTTCAATTGATGGATGCTACATCTGGAATAAGGTGAAGATTGAGGATGGCTGTAGATTAAAGCATGCAATAGTGTGTGATGGGGTGACCATGAAGTCCGGAGTGGTTCTTGAAGCTGGCACCGTATTATCTTTCAATGTCGTAATTGGGCAAGATTTTGTTGTGCCTGCTTACTTAAAGGTTTCTCTACTCCAACAGCCTGTCATACAAGACTCAGACAGTGATGAAGAGCTTGAATATTTATATGCTGGTTATAGTAGTGGGAACGTAGAAATCACATCGGTATCTGACTTGCAAATGCAGGCTGCATCTGAGGTTGGCGGGGCTGGTTTTATCTGGTCAGTTGGTGAAGAAGAACGGAGGCATTCAATGGCGCCAATTTCTGCCGATCAGCTTGTTGAAATGATCACATCTGCCACTGATGAACTGGATATATCAAACGCGGAAAGTACTTCAGAAGAGGTGGGACTCGATTCTGGCGATGAATCTGATTTCAATGGAGATATATCAAATTATGCCCGTTTCGAAAAGGAGGTTGAGGCATTTTTTCTAAAGACTATACACGAAGATATAGAAGAAGAGCGTATAATATCAGTAGTTACGACACTGAGGTTGTTGTATGAACTGGATTCTACTCATTCTGCCAGCGCGTTGTTCTACGCGATGATGAAGTATGCCGTGGACACTCCCCATGATAACTCTGCATATGAACTGTTTCAGATCACTGATGGTGTGATTGAACTTTGGGGAAAGCTTTTGAAGTATTTCCTGCCTAGCATAGATGAAGAGATTGAGGTGCTACTGAAGTTTGAAGAAATGTGTGTAGAGTCTACAACAGAATATGAATATCTATTTCCCAAGATTTTGCATCTTCTATACGACAAAGGCATTTTGCAAGAAGACGCTATACTATGTTGGGCATCGGAAAAGGAGCACGCTGATGAGTCGGATAGGGTTTTCGTGAAGAAGGTAGAGGAATTTTTACAGCGGCTCAAGGAGCGTCGGGAGAAGAAGGTTTAG
- the LOC125190073 gene encoding ABC transporter G family member 9-like gives MADLEAQQDDQSSTILARPNLPVTLQFDEVVYKIKMNEGGWSELMKRNAEEEERVILKGISGSVLPGEMLAMLGPSGSGKTTLLTALGGRLGGDLTGTITFNGQPLSNAMKRKSGFVTQDDVLYPHLTVTETLVYTALLRLPGSLTKAEKVGQAEAVIAQLGLLRCSNSIIDGPVARGVSGGERKRVSIGQEMLTNPSVLFLDEPTSGLDSTTAQRIVSTLWELANGGCRTVVMTIHQPSSRIFHMFSKVLLLSDGNPMYFGKGADVLEYFSSLGFSPGMVATNPADFLLDLANGVATGDTDEDLEEVKQRLVTAYKTATVREELSVADYDSGALPADDDRRWSNPWIAQFSILLGRGVKERKYDSFSRIRIVEVLVAALVCGLLWWQSDIDHLQDQVGLLFFYAEFWGFYPMFQTVFAITQERMMLTKERASGMYRLSSYFMALNLNLPMDLVLPTIFYAMTYTMAGLKHTAGAFFSGLFVLLYSVLCTQGLSLAIGAALMDGKSGVTLGAIIVITFLLSSGFFVQHVPIFISWIRYISISSHTLNLLLWSQYETEETFHCTANHTCLVRDFPSIRAAWIGGTVSAVSASFVAMTGMLVFYRLIAYLFLMRLSVPRK, from the exons ATGGCCGACCTCGAGGCACAGCAGGATGACCAATCCTCGACCATCTTAGCCCGACCAAATCTGCCTGTTACACTGCAG TTTGATGAGGTAGTGTACaagataaaaatgaatgaGGGAGGATGGTCAGAGTTGATGAAGAGGAATgcggaagaagaagaaagagtcATCCTTAAAGGGATCTCCGGCAGCGTGCTGCCCGGAGAGATGCTTGCAATGCTGGGGCCCTCGGGCAGCGGCAAGACGACCCTGCTGACCGCCCTGGGCGGCAGGCTAGGCGGCGATCTCACCGGGACCATCACTTTCAATGGGCAGCCGTTGTCGAATGCAATGAAGCGCAAGTCAGGCTTCGTCACCCAAGACGACGTCCTCTACCCTCACTTAACTGTGACGGAGACGCTCGTCTACACGGCCCTCCTTCGGCTGCCCGGTTCCCTGACGAAGGCGGAGAAGGTTGGGCAGGCAGAGGCTGTGATTGCGCAGCTTGGCCTGTTGAGGTGCAGTAACAGCATCATCGATGGGCCAGTTGCGAGGGGGGTATCCGGGGGTGAGCGGAAACGGGTGAGCATCGGACAGGAGATGCTCACCAACCCGAGCGTGTTGTTCCTTGACGAGCCAACCTCGGGATTGGATTCGACCACCGCCCAAAGAATCGTTTCCACGCTCTGGGAGCTCGCAAATGGGGGCTGCCGCACAGTGGTGATGACCATTCACCAACCCTCGAGCAGGATCTTCCATATGTTCAGCAAGGTTCTTCTGCTTTCGGATGGGAATCCGATGTATTTCGGCAAAGGAGCCGATGTCTTGGAGTACTTTTCTAGTTTGGGGTTTTCCCCGGGGATGGTTGCCACGAACCCAGCTGATTTCTTGCTGGATTTAGCAAATG GAGTGGCAACGGGCGATACCGATGAAGACCTAGAAGAGGTTAAGCAGAGATTGGTGACTGCTTACAAGACGGCCACTGTGAGGGAAGAGCTATCAGTAGCCGATTATGACAGTGGTGCTCTTCCAGCCGATGATGATAGGCGCTGGTCGAATCCATGGATTGCTCAGTTCTCGATCTTGCTGGGGAGGGGGGTCAAAGAGAGGAAATATGATTCCTTCTCAAGGATTAGGATTGTGGAGGTTTTGGTTGCTGCCCTCGTCTGCGGACTCCTTTGGTGGCAATCCGACATCGACCACTTGCAAGACCAA GTGGGGCTCCTATTCTTCTATGCCGAGTTTTGGGGGTTCTACCCCATGTTCCAGACCGTCTTCGCAATCACTCAAGAGCGTATGATGCTCACGAAAGAGCGAGCATCGGGCATGTACCGCCTATCATCCTACTTCATGGCCCTAAACCTCAACCTGCCCATGGATCTAGTCCTCCCCACCATCTTCTATGCCATGACCTACACCATGGCGGGCCTCAAGCACACTGCCGGAGCCTTCTTCTCGGGCCTCTTCGTGCTTCTCTACAGCGTCCTGTGCACCCAGGGGCTCAGCCTCGCCATTGGGGCAGCCTTGATGGACGGGAAGTCTGGCGTTACGCTTGGAGCCATCATCGTCATCACCTTTCTACTGTCAAGTGGCTTCTTTGTTCAGCATGTCCCTATATTCATTAGCTGGATCAGGTATATTTCGATCAGCTCACACACCCTCAATCTCCTGCTGTGGTCGCAGTATGAGACTGAGGAGACCTTTCATTGCACCGCAAACCACACTTGCCTAGTGAGGGATTTTCCCTCCATTAGAGCTGCATGGATTGGCGGGACTGTCAGCGCCGTGTCAGCCTCGTTCGTTGCCATGACTGGGATGCTCGTGTTTTATAGGCTCATAGCCTATCTTTTCCTTATGAGACTCAGTGTCCCTAGGAAATAG
- the LOC125189201 gene encoding uncharacterized protein LOC125189201 isoform X1, with the protein MRDCKQVEIAVWGYGLESYLSEEAPPPPMNVPGTTQGTMVENPEFKTWQRQDRQLAGWILSSLSEGALVHVVGLRSARDILSALETNFASRSTAKVMQYRQLVQNMKEESLPMKTLFDLLGSVGCKISNDEQILHILGGLGRDYDPVVCAVTSRVVPWKVPDVSSFLLSFESRIETTRNSS; encoded by the exons ATGAGGGATTGCAAG CAAGTGGAGATAGCAGTGTGGGGGTATGGACTTGAGTCCTATCTCTCTGAAGaagctcctcctcctccgatGAACGTTCCTGGTACAACCCAAGGAACAATGGTGGAAAATCCAGAGTTTAAAACCTGGCAAAGGCAAGATAGACAGCTTGCTGGATGGATCTTGTCATCACTTTCAGAAGGTGCACTGGTCCATGTTGTTGGGTTGAGATCAGCTCGTGACATTTTGAGTGCTTTGGAAACCAATTTTGCAAGTAGATCCACTGCTAAAGTGATGCAATATAGGCAGCTGGTCCAGAATATGAAGGAGGAGTCCCTTCCCATGAAGACATTATTTGATCTTCTGGGATCAGTTGGCTGCAAAATCTCTAATGATGAACAGATACTTCACATCTTGGGAGGCCTAGGGCGGGATTATGATCCAGTGGTGTGTGCTGTGACCTCAAGAGTAGTGCCATGGAAAGTCCCTGATGTTAGCTCTTTTCTCTTGAGCTTTGAGTCTAGAATTGAGACTACTAGGAATTCTTCATAA
- the LOC125189201 gene encoding uncharacterized protein LOC125189201 isoform X2, which translates to MRDRVLLHLDPGIFRKNCGKCTQVEGCEEAQPQAKVAVMEEQRAGTKSDDSVHSVGAQDPHKTRCTGCGSISLGCIAGKNPASVKDHKLSYRDVAV; encoded by the exons ATGAG AGACAGAGTTCTCTTGCATCTGGATCCTGGAATATTCAGGAAGAATTGTGGAAAGTGCACTCAAGTTGAAGGATGTGAAGAGGCTCAACCTCAAGCTAAAGTTGCAGTGATGGAGGAACAGAGAGCTGGTACTAAAAGTGATGACTCAGTGCATTCCGTTGGTGCTCAAGATCCACACAAGACCAGATGTACTGGATGTGGATCTATATCACTTGGATGCATAGCTGGAAAGAATCCAGCTAGTGTGAAGGACCACAAGCTCTCATATAGAGATGTGGCTGTATGA
- the LOC125189200 gene encoding gamma-glutamylcyclotransferase 2-1-like: protein MVLWVFGYGSLVWNPGFEYDEKVIGFIKEYRRVFDLACIDHRGTPQHPARTCTLEKSQGSLCWGAAYCVRGGLEKEKAAMEYLERRECEYDEKTLVDFYKEGESEVPLLTGVIVFTSTPDTISNKYYLGPAPLEEMARQIATATGPCGDNRDYLFSMEKAMFDIGHEEDYVIELANEVRKVLGIVSVAAKENKLSGPSLVPLKSSLSPVKLATLSGAIAMDS from the exons atggtgttgTGGGTATTCGGGTACGGGTCATTGGTGTGGAACCCGGGATTTGAGTATGATGAGAAAGTGATTGGGTTTATCAAGGAATACAGACGCGTATTCGATCTCG CCTGCATTGATCATAGAGGCACGCCTCAGCACCCTGCTAGAACTTGTACCTTGGAGAAGAGTCAAGGCTCTCTATGT TGGGGGGCTGCGTATTGCGTTCGTGGAGGGCTGGAGAAAGAAAAGGCAGCAATGGAG TATCTGGAAAGAAGAGAATGTGAGTATGATGAGAAAACACTTGTAGACTTCTACAAG GAAGGTGAATCTGAGGTGCCCTTGCTCACTGGAGTCATAGT GTTCACTTCCACTCCAGATACGATATCAAACAAGTACTATCTGGGCCCTGCTCCTTTGGAGGAGATGGCAAGGCAGATTGCAACGGCCACTGGACCGTGCGGGGACAATAGGGACTACCTCTTCTCGATGGAGAAGGCGATGTTCGACATTG GTCATGAAGAAGACTATGTGATCGAGCTAGCGAATGAAGTGAGGAAGGTGCTCGGAATAGTAAGTGTCGCGGCCAAGGAGAACAAGTTATCGGGTCCTTCCCTCGTTCCTCTGAAGTCGAGCTTGTCACCTGTGAAACTAGCAACATTGTCGGGGGCAATAGCGATGGATTCTTGA
- the LOC125189199 gene encoding COP9 signalosome complex subunit 5-like gives MDSFSPSSSSAIARQTWELENNIVSAPSDAADSSSSDAIFHFDAAAQAKFQQEKPWANDPHYFKRVKISALALLKMVVHARSGGTIEVMGLMQGKTDGDAIIVMDAFALPVEGTETRVNAQADAYEYMVEYSQTTKEAGRPENVVGWYHSHPGYGCWLSGIDVTTQMLNQQYQEPFLAVVIDPTRTISAGKVDIGAFRTYPEGYKPPDEPVSEYQTIPLNKIEDFGVHCKQYYALDVTYFKSSLDCHLLDLLWNKYWVNTLSSSPLLGNGDYVAGQISDLAEKIEQADNHLSHSRYGTLLSAPQRKKEEESQLSKITRDSAKITVEQVHGLMSQVIKDILFNSVNPSHGSQPESSGPEPMVES, from the exons ATGGATTCCTTTTCcccttcctcctcctccgcaaTCGCGCGCCAAACTTGGGAATTGGAGAACAACATCGTCTCCGCGCCCTCCGACGCCGCCgattcctcctcctccgacGCGATCTTCCATTTCGACGCGGCGGCGCAGGCCAAGTTCCAGCAGGAGAAGCCGTGGGCGAACGACCCGCACTACTTCAAGCGCGTGAAGATCTCCGCCCTAGCGCTCCTCAAGATGGTCGTGCACGCGCGCTCCGGCGGCACGATTGAGGTCATGGGGCTTATGCAGGGGAAGACCGACGGCGACGCCATCATTGTCATGGACGCTTTTGCCCTCCCCGTCGAGGGCACCGAGACTAGGGTTAATGCGCAGGCGGATGCCTATGAGTACATGGTTGAGTATTCGCAGACCACGAAGGAG GCTGGTAGGCCAGAGAATGTGGTAGGATGGTATCACTCTCATCCTGGTTATGGATGTTGGCTTTCCGGTATCGATGTCACCACACAAATGCTAAACCAGCAATACCAGGAGCCCTTCCTTGCAGTTGTTATTGATCCGACAAGGACTATTTCCGCTGGAAAAGTAGATATCGGTGCTTTCAGGACGTATCCAGAAGGGTACAAACCCCCAGATGAGCCGGTCTCTGAGTATCAAACGATCCCCttgaataaaattgaagaCTTTGGTGTGCACTGTAAACAG TACTATGCATTGGATGTCACATATTTCAAGTCTTCTCTTGATTGCCACCTCTTGGATCTACTATGGAATAAGTATTGGGTAAACAccctttcttcttctcctttgCTTGGTAATGGAGACTATGTTGCTGGTCAAATCTCCGACTTGG CTGAGAAAATAGAGCAAGCTGATAATCATCTGTCTCATTCGCGCTATGGAACCTTGTTATCAGCTCCCCAAAGGAAGAAGGAG GAAGAATCTCAACTCAGCAAGATAACTCGCGACAGTGCCAAGATAACTGTAGAGCAGGTTCATGGATTGATGTCACAG GTCATCAAGGATATTCTCTTTAACTCAGTAAACCCCTCCCATGGATCTCAACCAGAGTCATCCGGTCCTGAACCCATGGTCGAATCCTGA
- the LOC125189197 gene encoding protein KAKU4-like isoform X1 — protein sequence MASPPDSRSGAGGKMVTNRRRQRLAATPYDRPLPSPSLKSPNWLTGVVIPSARALASGAGKFISSAIFSDSESSSSEDFDSASEDGADNINEYESPRDGVNALNEEKLTGGEMKEYGRESQLSMQRSETKWLIEQLIMQENFSREECDRLTKVLHSRVNHWSVETGDKRSIANSPRKTDEEDPYILNKAVQEARNWFQEKKGGSSSVAEFAHGTCNLNSAAIDHMEIGAGSPVDMARSYMKERPPWASPTEHVELRTPLTTTMKLFKERTPYSVTEDILSSSQRRSSLASESWNIQEELRKVRSKAVEDMLRTPPAKYDSSFSIAATKEESMGAGGVGEEIFKSHFFWKTKPIDAFMDVGVNADPALVALESRQDAKGSETPSSHPDASASEIIKDPETIPNDGVHAPSKLSHPTSPVHTDQHSADPHAAKIGGPPETGVAEPGGSPCTNGFTPAQASSPEAVGAQNSKQYDVENHNDAASNKNMPTNGTTNMDGNCELLTEADMEVPTVTETESINSGSHISVDMQNEESQLETTQPSAEEKPEVVMTAKQQAKKVGRTTRRSNRTKGK from the exons ATGGCGTCTCCGCCCGATTCTCGCTCCGGCGCCGGCGGAAAAATGGTCACCAACCGTCGGCGGCAGCGCCTCGCCGCTACGCCGTACGACCGCCCGCTTCCTAGTCCCTCGCTTAAAAGCCCTAATTGGCTCACCGGTGTCGTTATACCCTCCGCTCGCGCCCTAGCTTCTGGCGCCGGGAAATTCATCTCCTCCGCCATCTTCTCCGACTCGGAATCCTCCTCTTCCGAAGATTTCGACTCCGCTTCTG AGGATGGTGCTGACAACATTAATGAGTATGAAAGCCCACGTGATGGAGTCAATGCATTGAATGAG GAGAAACTGACTGGAGGAGAAATGAAGGAATATGGACGAGAGTCTCAGCTCAGTATGCAGAGATCTGAAACCAAGTGGCTAATCGAGCAGCTCATTATGCAGGAGAATTTTTCAAG GGAAGAGTGTGATAGGCTGACTAAAGTTCTTCATTCACGAGTTAATCACTGGTCGGTCGAAACAGGGGATAAAAGATCAATTGCAAATTCCCCTCGGAAAACTGATG AAGAAGATCCGTATATTCTCAATAAGGCTGTTCAGGAAGCTAGAAACTGGTTTCAAGAGAAGAAAGGGGGGTCCAGTTCGGTGGCAGAGTTTGCACACGGAACTTGTAATCTTAACTCTGCTGCAATTGACCAT ATGGAAATTGGAGCTGGTTCCCCTGTGGATATGGCCAGATCTTATATGAAGGAAAGGCCTCCTTGGGCATCTCCAACAGAACATGTTGAATTGAGAACCCCGTTGACTACAACTATGAAGCTTTTCAAGGAACGAACGCCATATTCAGTTACTGAAGATATTTTGTCATCATCACAG AGACGGAGTTCTCTTGCATCTGAGTCCTGGAATATCCAGGAAGAATTGCGGAAAGTGCGCTCAAAAGCAGTCGAAGATATGCTGCGCACACCACCTGCTAAATATGATTCATCGTTTTCAATTGCAGCAACTAAGGAGGAGTCCATGGGAGCTGGTGGTGTTGGAGAAGAAATATTTAAGTCACACTTTTTTTGGAAAACAAAGCCCATAGATGCTTTTATGGATGTTGGAGTGAATGCTGATCCTGCCCTTGTAG CTTTAGAATCCAGACAAGATGCTAAGGGCAGTGAAACACCATCATCACATCCAGATGCTTCAGCTTCTGAAATTATTAAG GATCCAGAAACAATTCCAAATGATGGCGTGCATGCTCCATCTAAGCTCTCACACCCTACCAGTCCTGTTCACACCGACCAGCATTCCG CCGATCCACATGCAGCTAAGATTGGTGGACCTCCAGAAACCGGGGTAGCTGAACCTGGAGGAAGTCCGTGTACAAATGGTTTCACACCAGCTCAAGCCAG TTCTCCAGAAGCAGTTGGCGCACAGAACTCAAAGCAATACGACGTGGAAAACCATAATGATGCTGCAAGCAACAAGAACATGCCAACAAATGGTACCACCAACATGGATGGCAACTGCGAGCTTCTCACTGAAGCCGACATGGAAGTACCTACCGTCACAGAAACCGAGAGCATAAACAGCGGTTCTCATATTAGCGTGGACATGCAAAATGAAGAATCACAACTCGAGACGACTCAGCCATCCGCAGAGGAGAAGCCAGAGGTTGTGATGACTGCCAAGCAGCAAGCaaaaaaagtgggtagaaCCACTAGAAGAAGCAACCGAACTAAAGGTAAATGA
- the LOC125189197 gene encoding protein KAKU4-like isoform X2, translated as MASPPDSRSGAGGKMVTNRRRQRLAATPYDRPLPSPSLKSPNWLTGVVIPSARALASGAGKFISSAIFSDSESSSSEDFDSASEDGADNINEYESPRDGVNALNEEKLTGGEMKEYGRESQLSMQRSETKWLIEQLIMQENFSREECDRLTKVLHSRVNHWSVETGDKRSIANSPRKTDEDPYILNKAVQEARNWFQEKKGGSSSVAEFAHGTCNLNSAAIDHMEIGAGSPVDMARSYMKERPPWASPTEHVELRTPLTTTMKLFKERTPYSVTEDILSSSQRRSSLASESWNIQEELRKVRSKAVEDMLRTPPAKYDSSFSIAATKEESMGAGGVGEEIFKSHFFWKTKPIDAFMDVGVNADPALVALESRQDAKGSETPSSHPDASASEIIKDPETIPNDGVHAPSKLSHPTSPVHTDQHSADPHAAKIGGPPETGVAEPGGSPCTNGFTPAQASSPEAVGAQNSKQYDVENHNDAASNKNMPTNGTTNMDGNCELLTEADMEVPTVTETESINSGSHISVDMQNEESQLETTQPSAEEKPEVVMTAKQQAKKVGRTTRRSNRTKGK; from the exons ATGGCGTCTCCGCCCGATTCTCGCTCCGGCGCCGGCGGAAAAATGGTCACCAACCGTCGGCGGCAGCGCCTCGCCGCTACGCCGTACGACCGCCCGCTTCCTAGTCCCTCGCTTAAAAGCCCTAATTGGCTCACCGGTGTCGTTATACCCTCCGCTCGCGCCCTAGCTTCTGGCGCCGGGAAATTCATCTCCTCCGCCATCTTCTCCGACTCGGAATCCTCCTCTTCCGAAGATTTCGACTCCGCTTCTG AGGATGGTGCTGACAACATTAATGAGTATGAAAGCCCACGTGATGGAGTCAATGCATTGAATGAG GAGAAACTGACTGGAGGAGAAATGAAGGAATATGGACGAGAGTCTCAGCTCAGTATGCAGAGATCTGAAACCAAGTGGCTAATCGAGCAGCTCATTATGCAGGAGAATTTTTCAAG GGAAGAGTGTGATAGGCTGACTAAAGTTCTTCATTCACGAGTTAATCACTGGTCGGTCGAAACAGGGGATAAAAGATCAATTGCAAATTCCCCTCGGAAAACTGATG AAGATCCGTATATTCTCAATAAGGCTGTTCAGGAAGCTAGAAACTGGTTTCAAGAGAAGAAAGGGGGGTCCAGTTCGGTGGCAGAGTTTGCACACGGAACTTGTAATCTTAACTCTGCTGCAATTGACCAT ATGGAAATTGGAGCTGGTTCCCCTGTGGATATGGCCAGATCTTATATGAAGGAAAGGCCTCCTTGGGCATCTCCAACAGAACATGTTGAATTGAGAACCCCGTTGACTACAACTATGAAGCTTTTCAAGGAACGAACGCCATATTCAGTTACTGAAGATATTTTGTCATCATCACAG AGACGGAGTTCTCTTGCATCTGAGTCCTGGAATATCCAGGAAGAATTGCGGAAAGTGCGCTCAAAAGCAGTCGAAGATATGCTGCGCACACCACCTGCTAAATATGATTCATCGTTTTCAATTGCAGCAACTAAGGAGGAGTCCATGGGAGCTGGTGGTGTTGGAGAAGAAATATTTAAGTCACACTTTTTTTGGAAAACAAAGCCCATAGATGCTTTTATGGATGTTGGAGTGAATGCTGATCCTGCCCTTGTAG CTTTAGAATCCAGACAAGATGCTAAGGGCAGTGAAACACCATCATCACATCCAGATGCTTCAGCTTCTGAAATTATTAAG GATCCAGAAACAATTCCAAATGATGGCGTGCATGCTCCATCTAAGCTCTCACACCCTACCAGTCCTGTTCACACCGACCAGCATTCCG CCGATCCACATGCAGCTAAGATTGGTGGACCTCCAGAAACCGGGGTAGCTGAACCTGGAGGAAGTCCGTGTACAAATGGTTTCACACCAGCTCAAGCCAG TTCTCCAGAAGCAGTTGGCGCACAGAACTCAAAGCAATACGACGTGGAAAACCATAATGATGCTGCAAGCAACAAGAACATGCCAACAAATGGTACCACCAACATGGATGGCAACTGCGAGCTTCTCACTGAAGCCGACATGGAAGTACCTACCGTCACAGAAACCGAGAGCATAAACAGCGGTTCTCATATTAGCGTGGACATGCAAAATGAAGAATCACAACTCGAGACGACTCAGCCATCCGCAGAGGAGAAGCCAGAGGTTGTGATGACTGCCAAGCAGCAAGCaaaaaaagtgggtagaaCCACTAGAAGAAGCAACCGAACTAAAGGTAAATGA